A window of Microbacterium sp. Root61 genomic DNA:
GCCATCTCCAGGACCAATGACGCGCCCTCGCTGCCCTCCCCTCGCCGGGTACAAGGCACGTACTACACACTGATGCTCGGTAACACGCTCGCTGCGTCGTTCATCTGGGGCATCAACACGTTGTTCCTGCTCGATGCGGGCCTCTCGAACCTCGAGGCGTTCTCTGCGAATGCGTTCTTCACCGCCGGGATGCTGATCTTCGAGATACCGACGGGCGTCGTGGCCGACACGGTCGGGCGCCGGGCGTCGTACCTGCTCGGTACGGTCACGCTCGCAGTGACGACCGTCATGTACTGGCTGCTCTGGGTCTGGGAATCACCGTTCTGGGCATGGGCCGTCGTGTCGGTGCTGCTCGGATTGGGCTTCACCTTCTTCTCGGGGGCGGTGGACGCGTGGCTGGTCGACGCGTTGAAGGTGACCGGCTACCAAGGCAGTCTCGAGACCGTCTTCGGCAGGGCGCAGATCGTCGGCGGCGTCGCGATGCTCTCCGGGTCGGTGCTCGGCGGCGTCATCGCACAGGCGACGAACCTCGGTGTGCCGTTCCTCATCAGGGGCGCCATCCTGCTGGCGATGTTCATCATCGCCGCTGTGCTGATGCGCGATCTGGGCTTCACGCCGGACCGCAGCGAGAGCCCCCTGCGGGCGACGCGCACCATCTTCCGCGCCTCCGTCCGCTACGGTCTCGGCGACCCACCTGTGCGCTGGCTCATGCTCGCGAGCCCGTTCACCGCAGGCGTCGGCATCTACGTGTTCTACGCGCTGCAGCCGTATCTACTCGAGCTGTGGGGCGATGAGGAGGCTTACACCGTCGCAGGTCTCGCGGCCGCCCTGCTGTCGGGCTCGGCGATCCTCGGCGGCGCCCTGGCACCGTGGGCCCGCCGGCTTTTCCGCCGTCGCACCTCGACGCTTCTCCTGTCGGCCGTCGCGAGCGCACTCGTGCTGATCGGCCTCGGGCTGGTGCAGAACTTCTGGGTCGCCGTCGTGCTGGTGGCGCTCTGGGGCATCGCCTCGGCAATCGACGACCCCGTGCACCGCGCCTATCTCAACGACATGATCCCGTCGAAGCAACGCGCCACCGTCCTCTCCTTCGACTCCTTGATGGGTTCGGGTGGCGGGGTGCTCTTCCAGCCGGTCCTCGGGCGCGTGGCGGATGTCGGGGGCTACGGCGCCTCGATGGTCTGGGGTGGCGTGATCTGGGCGGCGGCCGTGCCCTTCCTGCTGCTGAGCCGGGCACAGCGTCCACCGGCCGATACCGCCCGCGAGGTCACCGCCACGGCGGACGTCTGACACCACTGCGGCCCTTCCATACGGGCGGGAGCGCGATCACTATTGATACATCGGCATGGAGCAACGAAGGGGTCAACATGAGCGTTTATCGAGTGATCGACGTCATCGGCACGAGCGCCTCGTCCTGGGAGGAGGCGGCCCGAGAAGCCATCGACACTGCCGCGGGATCGCTGCACGACCTTCGCATCGCGGAGGTGACGAAGCAGGACGTGGTTGTCGGCGACGACGGGGCGCTGTTGTTCAGGGCTCGGATCCAGCTCTCCTTCAAGTACGCGCCGGAGTAGGCCGAGGAGGATCACCGTGCCCGTCGACATCGAGGTGGTCTCGCTCCAGAAGCCGGATGACGTGAACGTCATCGTCGGTCAGTCGCACTTCATCAAGACCGTCGAAGACCTGCACGAGGCGCTTGCCGGGGTCGGCGGCACCCTGAGGTTCGGAGTCGCGTTCTGCGAGGCGTCCGGTGCGCGTCTGGTCAGGCGCACCGGCAACGACGTTGCGCTCGTGGATCTCGCGGTCACGGCGGCGCTGGCGGTCGGCGCAGGGCACTGCTTCGTGATCATGTTGCGTGACGGGTTTCCCGTGAACGTGCTCAACCAGGTCAAGGCCGTGCCGGAGGTGTGCTCGATCTATTGCGCCACGGCCAATCAGGTGCAGATCCTCGTGGCTGTGACCGATGTCGGCCGCGGTGTGACAGGTGTGATCGACGGCGAACCGCCGCTGGGAGTCGAAACCGAGCAGGATGTCGCCGACCGCAAGGCCCTGCTGCGGGCCATCGGCTACAAGCTCTGACAGGCGTCGGACCGGCGTGTTTCCGGGCCGTGCGGGAGAAAATGAAGAAGCCCCGGTGACTGGCGAGAGTCTCCGAGGCCTATCCGTGCACCCCCTCGGACTTGAACCGAGAACCCACTGATTAAGAGTCAGTTGCTCTGCCGATTGAGCTAGAGGTGCGTTATTCGCAACGAGGCGAACGAGGGTCAACGTTAGCATCACAATTGCCCTCATCGCCAATCGACGTCCCCCTCGGCCGCTATTCTGGATGTTGTGACCCTCCCCCCTCCGTCGCCCACCTTCGGCGTGCCTGTGTCTTCCGGCCTCGAGGCGGATCTCGCGCTGGCGCTGCGACTGGCGGATGCCGCGGACCGCGTGTCGATGGAGCGGTTCGACGCCCCCGACCTGGACATCAGCGTCAAGGCCGACGCGTCGCATGTGACGGAAGCGGATCTCGCGACCGAGCGCGCGATCCGCGCACTGCTCGAGGCCGAACGCCCCACGGACGGCATCTTCGGCGAGGAGTACGGCTCGACCGGCGACACGCACCGTCAGTGGATCATCGACCCGATCGACGGCACGGCGAACTACCTCAAGGGCATCCCGATGTGGGCGACGTTGATCTCTCTCGCGATCGACGGCGTGCCACAGATCGGCGTCGTCAGCCAGCCGGCCATCGGCCGACGCTGGTGGGGCGCGACCGGACTCGGCGCCTGGACCGACCAGCCGACCGGCGAGCCGCGGCGCCTGGCCGCGTCATCCATCGCCAGCCTCGCCGAGGCGAGCGTCAGCTTCCAGAGCATCGCGCAATGGCGCAGCGCGGGCCAACTCGACGCGCTCGAACGCCTCACCAGCGCCGTGTGGCGCGACCGCGCCTACGGCGACGCATGGCCCTACATGCTGCTCGCCGAAGGGCGACTGGAGCTCGTCGCCGAGTTCGATGTCAAGGAGTACGACGTCGCGGCACACGTGCCGATCATCCGTGAGGCCGGCGGACGCTTCAGCGCCTTCGACGGCTCGGACTCGATCTCGGCCCGGTCCGCCCTCGCCACCAACGGTCCCCTCTACGACGAATTCCTCGCTCTCCTGCACGACGCCGACTGATCCCGACTCCATCTCCCCCCAATCGGAGCCTGTTCGATGACCCGCCCCATTTCGCGTCTCACCGCCGTTGTGCTGATCGCGGCATCCGCCGCTTTCGTGTCCGCCTGCTCGTCTCCGGCCGAGCCGGAGACCGCACCCACGGAGACCAGCGCGCCCGCCCCCACCTCCCCCCAGCCCACGCCCACGGCGGACGAGCCGGCAGTACCCGTCGGCGACCCCACCTGCGACACGATCATCCCGGCGGCCACGGTGGACGTGTTCGAAAGCCAGGGGTGGACGGCACAGGCGGGTGCCTTCCGCGCAGGCAGCATCGAGCTGACCGGTGGCGTCCAGTGCGTCTGGGGCGACTACACGATCGCGACCGACCACGTGCAGATCTACGGCTGGGCTCCGATCACGGACGCGCAGGCCGCTGCGGCGCAGGATGAGCTCACCGAGTCGGGTTGGACGCGCGAAGAAGCGGGCGACAACGTCTACGTCACCGAGAGCGAGCAGACCGCCATCGCGAAGGATGAGGAGGGCTACGGCCTGACCTACCTCTTCGGCGACGGCTGGGTGAAGTACGCCGACACGAAACAGGGGCTCCTGCTGGTGGAGTGGCCGCAGCCCTGATCCGACCTCTATAGGTTGGAACGATGGACGACTCGACGGCGGCTACGCTCTCGTTGACGTTCACCGGACTCGTTCTGGCCGCGGTCGGAGTGCTGATGCTCTGGCTCGCCCGGCGCAGCCGCCAGGGACGACTCCCCCGCAATCAACTTGCCGGCGTCCGCACCACGGCGACTCTGGCGTCGGATGCTGCGTGGTTCGCCGGCCAGGCGGCCTCCGCCGGACACACCGCCACGGCAGGGTGGGGCACTCTGATCGGCGGCCTCGCCGTCACGGCGGTCGCCCTGCTGACGCTGCCGTACGAGGTCGCGATGACGATCTACACCGTGCTGACACTCGGTACTGCCGCGTGGCTTCTGGGCTGGGCGATAGCAGGAGGGGCGGCCGGACAGCGGGCGGCTCAGGCAGTGCTCGACACGGAGCGCCTCTGAGCATCCTTCGTCAGCGGTCCGACTGATGTGGGTCCGGTCACGATAGCCTCGGGCTCATGTACGATTCCGGAGCCTTCTTCGCCTTTGCACCCATCGTGATCTACCTGGTGATGGTGACCATCGTCGTATTCGCGTCGTACTGGGTCATCCGGCTCGCCGTGTTCCACGCCATGAAGGCGCACACCCGGTGGATCCAGAAGGGACAGCCCTGAGTCAGGATGCTGCGACTTCACCCTCGCGGCGGAACAGCAGCCGCATCCCGCCGCGCGCCAGCATCAGGCAGATGATCAGCGCGGTGACCTGAAAGAAGCTGCCGAGGTGCACGGCTCCGCCGAAGGCGAAGGCGACGAGTTCGAGTACGAGGAACTTGCTGCCGGGCATCACGACCAGCAACGAGACGACACCGATGACGCGAGCCGCGACGCTGTCTGCAGCGCGGAGGCGTCCGACGAGCTTCGTCTTGACCCACACGACCACCTCGAGCACGATCTTGAGCAGGATCGCGGTCAGCAGCGCCAGCAGGAACGTCTCGGTGATGACTTCCGGGAACAGCTGGATGAAGACGCCCAGCACCACGAGGTAGACGAAGACGTCCACGAGGTCGATCGGCCGTACGCGCATTGGGTGAGCCTAACGGCTGTGTCACCTGCACCCTTCGCTCGGTAGGTTTGCGCCATGGCCGAGGCGATCGAGAGCGCGTTGATCGTGCGGAGGCCGCATCCCGTCGCGTCATCGACGATCTGCGCGACCGGGTCCGCGATCCTGGACACGACGCGCGACGTTCCTGCTCGGCTCAGGCCTCGCGTGAGGGCGACCACGGGTTAGGGTTCGAGAATGGATGACGACGGCGTCACGGACATCGCGGACTCCGACGTGCGTCCAGACGCCGCCGTCGATGCCACTGCGCCGCAGTCGACGCCTCGACGCAGAGGGCCGAGCCGCAAAGCGACGGTGTGGTGGATCGTCGGCGCTGCGGCGGTCGTGCTCGTCGGTGCCTCCGTGACCACGGTGCACATCCACGCGAATCGGTCGTTCGATGCCGCCGCATCCGAGGTGATAACGGCGGATGCTGCCGCCGACGATGCGTCGGACGCCCTACTCGCTGCAGCTCAGGACGCCGCCGCGGCGATCGGGCCTGCCGACGAGATCATCAGCGTCACGTCCAGCAGCGAGGGCCTCGTCGCCGCCGAGGTCCGGACCGCATTCACCGACGCGCGGACGGCCACCGCAGAGGCCGTCGCGACCGCGGAAGCGGTGCTCGCCGATGCCGCCGACCCGGCGTCGACGGTCAAGCCGGCCTGGACGTGGGAGCTGTTCGACGCCGCTCCCTTGCTGCACGAGAACGCCGAAGACCTGGAGTCCTACGCCGACACGGCCCTAGACACGGAAGCGGCCGTAGAGGCGTCCCATGAGGCATTGGGCGCGTCCGCCACAGCCGTGTTCGCCGCGGTGACGCCGGCAGCGGCCGCGCTGGAAGCGGCAAACGTGTCAGCGCGCACGGTCGCCGTGCTCGACTTCCGCGATGCGGCCCTGGCCGCGGCGCAGCAGACCCAACTGCGGGCCGAAGCGGCCGGCGCGCTCGCGACCTATGCCGCCCGTGCGGCCACCCTCCAGCAGTCGGCACAGGCCGAACTCGCCGAGAAGGCGGGCCCGCTGCTCGCCACTCGTCTGGAGATCGAGGAGTACGCGCGATCCATCGCCAGCGGCGTGCTGCTCGAGTTCGACTGGAGTCCGATCGTCAACGGCCTCGGCGGCCAGGACGGCATGGCCGGAACGGCTACCTGGAACACTGCCCGCGGCGGGTTCTCCAAGATCACGCTGACGAACTCGGTCGCTGAGGAGTGGCCGTCCGCCGATTCCCGCGCACTCGTCGCGCACGAGGTCGGGCACGCGATCACATCGAAGTGCAGCGACATGTTCGATTCCGACAGCCAATCCGCGAATGAGGAATGGGCGACCGCGTGGGCGATCAGCATAGGGCACACCGCCGACGGCAACGGCGTGCAGGCCTACGGCTACCCGTCCCAGGCCATGATCGACGCCGCCGCGGGCTGCCGGTAGCGCCGGCCTGACATGATCGATGGGTGCCCAGCACCTTCGTCATCGTCACGCGCACCGAGCATCCGGTCGACGCGATGTTCGCGGCATCCCTCGACATCGATGCGCACCTCGCGTCGATGCACGACTCGGGCGAGACGGCCGTCGGCGGAGTGACCAGCGGATCGATCGGTCTGGGCGAGTCCGTCACCTGGAGGGCGCGGCACTTCGGCATCTGGTTCACCTTGACCTCCTGCATAACGGCCCTCGATCGCCCGCATCGCTTCGTCGACGAACAGGTCTCCGGCCCGTTCCGCTCGTTCGTGCACGAGCACGCCTTCGTGCAGGATGCCGGCACCACCGTGATGACCGACACCCTCACGGTCGCATCGCCGTTCTTCGGGCGACTGGCCGAGCGGGTTGTGCTCGTGCCCTACCTGCGACGACTCATCCGCAAACGGAACGCGTACCTCGTCGCGTCACTCGATGCCGCGGTCGACGGAACCTAGCCCCGGGGACTTCGACTCAGCCCAGGTCGAGCTCCGTAGCGTTCTTGGAGTACTCGCGCTGCAGCCAGCCGCCGAACAGACGCAGGTTCAGGCACGAATCGAGGTCGCGACAGTTCGCGGTCACCGGATCCTGCACGGCGTAGGCCGAGAAGGCGGCGACCTTGCGGGCGAGTTCGTCACCCTCGACATTCACCGGGTAGTCCGACGTCTGGTATCCGATCGCGTACGTCACGGCTGCGGCATCCAGATCCATGCTCCGCCAGGCGGCGCGCGCGAACGACGCCGTCGTGGAATGGTCGGAGTGATCGCCGCGCGCCAGATCTACCGCTTCCTGCGGCATGCCTGTCAGCACGGCATCCGGATCGGCATCACCGATGATCTCGACGAGGGAGTGGGTGATGTCGTCGCGAGTGAGCTGCTGCGGGCCGTCGACGTCGCGCACGGTCGGGATCGTGCCCGCGGCGAGCTTCGCAAGGCTCTCGTAGCCCATGCTCTCGAACCCGCTGCCATCGATGTTGCCGTCGACCAGGCGGAACGACAGCAGCTGCAGGCGCGGATCGCCCACCGGCGTCCACTCCTCCACGGTCACCCCGGTCTCGAGCACGTCGGCGCTCTCGTTCCACTGCCCGTCGTAGCCGCGGAGGGTGTCGTAGGCGTTGCGGATGCCTTGTTCCCGGCCCAGCGAGTAGTCCAGGCCGCGACCGGCATCCCCCGCCGAGAGGTAGGCGATCGTGACGCACTTGTTCGCGTCGAGCGCCTCGGCGACCCGGGTGTGACCGAAGATGAGGTCGTCGTCGTAGTGCGCCCAGATCGCGACGAGACTGCCCGCGTCGCACAGCCCGGGAGTGGGCTCCGGCTCCGGAGTCGCCGTCGGCTCCACCGTCGCCACGGGGACGGGCGACGCGGTCGGCGCCGCCGCCGTGGACGTCGGGATCGGCTCGGGGGCGCACGCGGCGAGCAGTCCCAGCATCCCGATCAGGATGACGGTGACTCCGCCGCGTACGACCGCTGGAGTCATGACGTCGCGAACTCCGGCGACCCGCTCTTCGGGGTGACGCTGCCGCGGATGAAGATGAGCAGCACCAGCCCGGTGATGATGACCACGATGTTGCCGAGGCCGGCAAGTGAGCTGAAGCTGCCGCCCGAGGGGTAGGCCGTCAGCAGGAAGACGCTCGGGTCAGTCGAGGCGTGCAGCAGGATCGGCCAGATGATGTTGCCGGTCACGCGCAGCGCGAGGTACATGCAGATGCCGAAGGCGAAGGTGTAGCCGACCTGAATCGCTGTCGCGAGGATCGGCTGCCCGCCGAACGCATTGCCGATGTGGAGCGCCGCGAAGATGCCGGCGGATGCCACGGCGACGAGGATCTCGGAGTAGCCGTGCTTGCGCATCAGGTTCACGACGTATCCGCGGGTGACGAGCTCCTCGACGAAGCCGATGCACAAGCCGGTGAACAGCCAGGCGATCACGATCGCGAAGCCTGCCTCGGCGTAGTCCAGAGCGGCGAAGCGCGCGATGTTCGTCACCAGCACGACAGCGACAGCGATCCACATCCAGCCGCGCCCGCGGATGGGCTGCGGCCCGAAGAGCTCGCGCAGCCAACCGATCGACCAGGCGAACAGCACGAGCACGACACCCGTGAGCAGGATCGGGAGGCCGGTCGTCACGGCGATGTTGAGCGGGCTCCCCGCGGGCCCGCTGAACTGGCCGAGAGTGAAGAACACCCCGATCGCGATCAGCTGGTAGACGCCGTAGTACACCGCCGCGAGCAGCAGGGCTTTCCAGAAACCCCCTCGCTCCCAGAAGCGTTTCCAGGCGGATGGTGCGGGCTGCTCAGACAAGGGATTTCCTCCGGTGACGGGCGACGCGGGATCAGCGTCGAGGGTGACGGGCGGTGGTGCGTCGGGGTCGAGACTATCGGCGGACACGCCGTGTGTCGCGGCGACTCGGCCGGATGAATCCCGCGTCGGCCGATGGTCGATCAGGTGGCGTCCGCATCACCCCGCGAGCTCGGGGAGGAACCGGGTCCACGCGTGCCGCCTGCCCCGACGCGGGTCGATCTCCACACGATCCACCTCGTCGATGATCAGCGTCGACCGCTCCCGCTCGTCGTAGGGCGGCCAGTCAACGTCGGGCGGACCTCCCGCCGCGAAGCGGAGCCACATCGCCCGCATCCGCTCCCCCGCCGCTTCGTACTCCTCGGCACCGCCGAACGCCGTCATGAAGCGGGCCAGGGCGAGGTCCGTGCGGTCGAACAGTGCGAACATCTCCACGCCGTGCGTCGCGTCGAGACCGAGCACTTCGAGCAGTCGCGGGGCGACGTCGAACCGGTACATCCAGGTGGCTGCGTGCCGGGAGTGGAAGTCCGCCGCGCGCGTACTCGGGAACCAGAAGCCGTAGTCGCCACCGAAATCCGCCGCCGTCCGCCGGGTGGATAGCCCGGGGTATGCCGCCCGCATGCGGCGTCGCGACCCCGGCGGCGCTTGGGCGAACAGCGCGGCGATGCGTGACGGTGTGCGCGGGAGGATGTCGACGCGGCCTCGGAAGATCGACCCCTCCCGATCGTTCGTGCCGATGATGAGGGGCACCGGATGCACCGTCCCGTCACGGAACGCCTGCAGCGGTGTCCTCGGCAGGAACTCGCCGTCGATGACCGGCGCGAGGCAGAAGGTGCCGGGATACGCATCGGGCGTGCGGACCTGGAGCGTCGTGCACGCCGCGACGAGATCGTTCACGCCGGCGGTGGCGAGCAGCTCATGCGGGCTCTGCGCGGGGACGTCGCCGTCTGGTTCCCGTCGGGCGTGCGTCTCGACGATGTCCTGGAGGATCGCGACGTACTCCCCTGCCCAGCGGGCGCTGAGCGACGGCGGGTAGACCGCGTGCGGCGGAGGACTCTGCGCGATGGCCCGGGCGAACAGCCCGTCCGCCGACGGGGTCGCCATGAGCGTGATGACGGCATTGCCCCCGGCGGATGCCCCGAACACGGTGACGTTCGCCGCATCCCCTCCGAAGGCGCCGATGTTGTCGCGCACCCATTCCAGCAACGCCACCTGATCCCGCAGGCCGAGGTTCGAGGTGAACGTGCGGCCGGGAGTCGAATAGCGGCTGAAGTCGATGTAGCCGAGTGCTCCGAGGCGGTAGTTGAAGCTGACGTAGACCACACGCCCGTCGCGCACGAAGCCCTCGCCCTGCCCCGAGAAGTCCCGGGACGATCCCCCGCTGTAGCCGCCACCATGGATGAACACCATGACAGGCAAGGCGGATGCAGCGCGGTCGGCGTCGACCGGGGCATGCACGTTGACCGTCAGACAGTCCTCGTCCGCGGCGATCACCACCGTCGGCGGATGGATCAGCGGATTGCGGATCGACTGCGGGGCGGTGGGACCGAACGCCCTGGCGTCACGGATGCCCTCCCACGGCGCGGGCTTGACCGGACTCGCGAACCGCAGCGCGGCGACGGGAGGTGCGGCGTACGGGATGCCCCGCCAGGCGAGCAGTCCGCGTTCGCGCACACCGCGCACGATCCCACCCGCGGTGCGCACGTCGACGGCGTCTCCCTCGGACGGCCGCCGGCGGCGGATCACGATTGCACGCTGCTCACCCCCTCACCACAGCCCTGTTGCGCCTGATGCGCAAGGGGTTGACGCCACGATCGGCGCGAGAAGGATGGAGAGAACGAAAGAAGGAGCTCCTCATGGGAATCATCTCGGTCGACCTGTTCCTCACCCTCGACGGCGTCTACCAGGCGCCCGGAGGTGCGGACGAGGACCGCGAGGGCGGCTTCGCATACGGCGGCTGGCAGGGTGCGTTCGACGATGACGAGTCGGGCGAGGCCATCGGCGCCGGCATCAGACGCATGGATGCGCTGCTGCTCGGCCGCAAGACCTACGACATCTTCGCTTCGTATTGGCCGCTGCACGGCGACAACTGGATCGGTGCGAAATTCAACGCGATGCCGAAGTTCGTCGTGTCGCGCACGCTCACGGATCCGACGTGGGAAGGGACGACGGTGCTGAGGGATGCCGCGACCGACGTCCCCGCGCTGAAGACTCGGTTCGATGAGATCCACGTGATCGGCAGCGGTCATCTGACCCGCTCGCTGCTCGCGGCCGATCTCGTCGACCGGCTCAACCTGTTCCTCTATCCCGTGACGTTCGGCACCGGCAAGCGGCTGTTCTCCGACGGGACCGGGGTGCCCGCCGCCTTCACCCTCGCCCAGCCGCCCCAGGGGTTCCCGAAGGGCGCGACGTGGCTGGTGTACGAGCGCGCCGGCGTGCCGGTCACCGGCGTAGAGATGGGCTAGCGGGCTCCCGCACGGCGTGCGTCCTTCGGCGTCCTACGCTGGAGATTCGTCGTCGTTCGTCAGGAGCTGGGCATATCCGCCGGCGCACCCGGCGAGATCGTCCGTTGACTCCTCACGAAACCGGGAACCCATGAAAGCCAGCAGCCCCGCCCAGTTCGCCGCCTCCCGCTCGGGAGAGGTGCCCCCGCTCGAGCGGGTACGCGAGGGGATCTGGGCGCTGGGAACGGCCATGCCCGGCGGACACATCCCGTACTCGCTCCTGTACCTTGTGCGTGACACGGACAGCGGTATCCACATCGTCGACCCGGGGTGGGACTCCGACACCAACTGGGACGGCCTGGTGGCCGCACTCGCGTCGATCGGCGCCTCCGTGGCCGCGATCCAGTCCGTGACGGTGACCCACCTGCATCCCGACCACGTCGGCATGGCGCAGCGGGTGCATCTGGAGAGCGGCGCTCCCGTGCAGATGCACGCGACCGAGGCGCGCGATCTCGAGATCGCGGGGCCCGGCGGCTGGTCGCCGTCGGCCGTCGTCCAGGAGCTCGACGACTGGATGGTGCCGGATGCGCGGCGCGCCGAGATCGAGACCATGCTCGACCACGCACCGCCGCACCTGACCGTGGAGGTCGGCCGCCTGCTCCAGGACGGAGACCGGCTCGACATCCCCGGATTCGACCTGATCGCGATGCTCACGCCCGGGCACACCGCGGGCAGCGTCTGCATCCGCGGAGATGCGCAGCAGGTGATGCTCACCGGAGACGTGCTCCTGCCCACCATGCACGGCGGGCTCGGGCTCGGCGGACCGACCGAGACCAACCCGCTGCAGGATTACCTCGCCTCGCTGGACGCGCTGAAGCGCTACCCCGACCACGAGGTGCTTCCGGGACACGGGTACCGCTTCACCGGACTCGTCGCCCGAGCGGACAAGTCCGCCGCTCACCACCTGAAGCGCACCGGAGAGGTCGCCGCGGTCCTCGCCGACGACCCGGACGCATCGGTCTGGGACATCGCCAGCCGACTCACCTGGACCGCCGGCTGGGACAACCTCTCCGGCTTCTTCGCCTACTCGGCGCTCTGGCAGACCGCCATGCACCGCGAGTACCTGTCGCTGCGCTGACCCGTCAGAAGCGCAGCAGGATCTTCCCTGCGCGCCCGGGGGTCGCGTTCGCGGCGGCGGCCGCGCGGGCCTCCTCGAACGGGAACACCGCTTCGACCGGCACCTTGACCTCGCCGGACGCGATGCGCTGCACGAGCTCGCCGAACAGGCGACCGCGCTGCGCGGCATCCATCGTCTGGCTCACCCGGCTGCCCCAGAAGCCCTTGACCGTCGTCTGCTTGAAGATGAGGTCGCTGGACGCGAGCTGCAGCACGCCGGTGCCCATGGCGCCGAACGACACGAGCGTGCCGCCCTCGCCGAGCAGCGACAGCAGTTCGCCCGCCGACTCGCCCGCGATCGAATCGACTGCAGCCACCGGGGTCGCGTCGCCCAGGATCTCTGCGGCGCGCTCACGCCAGTCGGCGCTCTCGGTGGAGACGATGTCACGGATGCCGAGTGCTGCCAGTTCCTCGATGCCCGCGTCGCGGCGCACGAGGCCGAGGACGCGCACTCCGCGGCCCGCGGCGAACTGCGCGACGAGCTTGCCGACGGCGCCGTTGGCGGTGTTCTGCACGATCCAGTCGCCGGGCTTCACATCGAGGAACTCGAGCAGGCTCAGCGCGCTGAACGGCATCGAAATGAGCTGTGCGGCGGTCTCGTCGCTCACCGCGTCAGGAACGGGGATGAGCGCGGCGGCCTTCGCCACGAAGTACTCGCTCCACACCCCGAAGGTGCCGCCGGTTGCGACCCGCTGGCCGACCTGAAGCGTCTCGACGCCCTCGCCCAGTGCGTCGACGATACCGACGGCCTCCGTGCCGGAAGCGGCGGGCAGTTCGGGCTTGAAGCCGTACGTGCCGCGGATCGTCCAGAGGTCGTGGTTGTGGATCGGTGACAGCACCGTGCGCACGCGTACCTGACCCGGACCAGGCTCGGGCAGCGGCCGCTCGGCGATCTCGAGGACCTCGGTGGCTTCGCCGAACGAGTTGTGGATGAGTGCGCGCATGGTGTGGGTTCCTTCGGTTGTCGGGGCCGTTGTGCGGCCGGGATCTGCGACCGGATTCAGTCGAGAAGAGTGTCGGTGGTGCGCAGCGCCGCATCGAACGGCGAACCGTCGCCCATCAGGCGGTCGAGCAGTGCCGCGCCGAGCCACAGCTCGTACAGCGACTCGGCGAGCTGGCGTGCGGGGGCGCGGTCGGGAATCGAGCCGTCGGTGTATCCCGCGTCAACGACGGTGGCGAGGAGGTCGATCAAGCGCGTGACCCCATCGGCCAGCACCACGCGCATGGGGTCGGAGATGCTCGACACCTCAGCGGAGAGCTTGACCACGAGGCAGCGATCGGCCGAGGCATCGCCCGCCCGCCCCGCCCAGGCTGCGCCGAGGTTCCGGATGCGCTCGCGTGCAGATCCCGGTCGCTGGACGAGTCCCTCCACCGCGGCGAGGTAGGTCTCGACGTAACGCTCGAGCACCGCTACCCCGAACCCCTCCTTCGACGAGAAGTAGTGGTAGAACGACCCCTTCGGCACACCGCACGTCGACAGGATCTCCTGCAGCCCGACACCGACGAAACCCTTGGAGAGGATCAGCTCTCCCCCGGTCGCGAGGATCGCGTCACGGGTGAGTTCGGCCTTG
This region includes:
- a CDS encoding MFS transporter, translating into MLGNTLAASFIWGINTLFLLDAGLSNLEAFSANAFFTAGMLIFEIPTGVVADTVGRRASYLLGTVTLAVTTVMYWLLWVWESPFWAWAVVSVLLGLGFTFFSGAVDAWLVDALKVTGYQGSLETVFGRAQIVGGVAMLSGSVLGGVIAQATNLGVPFLIRGAILLAMFIIAAVLMRDLGFTPDRSESPLRATRTIFRASVRYGLGDPPVRWLMLASPFTAGVGIYVFYALQPYLLELWGDEEAYTVAGLAAALLSGSAILGGALAPWARRLFRRRTSTLLLSAVASALVLIGLGLVQNFWVAVVLVALWGIASAIDDPVHRAYLNDMIPSKQRATVLSFDSLMGSGGGVLFQPVLGRVADVGGYGASMVWGGVIWAAAVPFLLLSRAQRPPADTAREVTATADV
- a CDS encoding dodecin family protein produces the protein MSVYRVIDVIGTSASSWEEAAREAIDTAAGSLHDLRIAEVTKQDVVVGDDGALLFRARIQLSFKYAPE
- a CDS encoding adenosine-specific kinase, which translates into the protein MPVDIEVVSLQKPDDVNVIVGQSHFIKTVEDLHEALAGVGGTLRFGVAFCEASGARLVRRTGNDVALVDLAVTAALAVGAGHCFVIMLRDGFPVNVLNQVKAVPEVCSIYCATANQVQILVAVTDVGRGVTGVIDGEPPLGVETEQDVADRKALLRAIGYKL
- a CDS encoding inositol monophosphatase family protein, with translation MTLPPPSPTFGVPVSSGLEADLALALRLADAADRVSMERFDAPDLDISVKADASHVTEADLATERAIRALLEAERPTDGIFGEEYGSTGDTHRQWIIDPIDGTANYLKGIPMWATLISLAIDGVPQIGVVSQPAIGRRWWGATGLGAWTDQPTGEPRRLAASSIASLAEASVSFQSIAQWRSAGQLDALERLTSAVWRDRAYGDAWPYMLLAEGRLELVAEFDVKEYDVAAHVPIIREAGGRFSAFDGSDSISARSALATNGPLYDEFLALLHDAD
- a CDS encoding SPOR domain-containing protein: MTRPISRLTAVVLIAASAAFVSACSSPAEPETAPTETSAPAPTSPQPTPTADEPAVPVGDPTCDTIIPAATVDVFESQGWTAQAGAFRAGSIELTGGVQCVWGDYTIATDHVQIYGWAPITDAQAAAAQDELTESGWTREEAGDNVYVTESEQTAIAKDEEGYGLTYLFGDGWVKYADTKQGLLLVEWPQP
- a CDS encoding SdpI family protein, with the translated sequence MDDSTAATLSLTFTGLVLAAVGVLMLWLARRSRQGRLPRNQLAGVRTTATLASDAAWFAGQAASAGHTATAGWGTLIGGLAVTAVALLTLPYEVAMTIYTVLTLGTAAWLLGWAIAGGAAGQRAAQAVLDTERL
- a CDS encoding SRPBCC family protein encodes the protein MPSTFVIVTRTEHPVDAMFAASLDIDAHLASMHDSGETAVGGVTSGSIGLGESVTWRARHFGIWFTLTSCITALDRPHRFVDEQVSGPFRSFVHEHAFVQDAGTTVMTDTLTVASPFFGRLAERVVLVPYLRRLIRKRNAYLVASLDAAVDGT
- a CDS encoding PIG-L family deacetylase, translating into MTPAVVRGGVTVILIGMLGLLAACAPEPIPTSTAAAPTASPVPVATVEPTATPEPEPTPGLCDAGSLVAIWAHYDDDLIFGHTRVAEALDANKCVTIAYLSAGDAGRGLDYSLGREQGIRNAYDTLRGYDGQWNESADVLETGVTVEEWTPVGDPRLQLLSFRLVDGNIDGSGFESMGYESLAKLAAGTIPTVRDVDGPQQLTRDDITHSLVEIIGDADPDAVLTGMPQEAVDLARGDHSDHSTTASFARAAWRSMDLDAAAVTYAIGYQTSDYPVNVEGDELARKVAAFSAYAVQDPVTANCRDLDSCLNLRLFGGWLQREYSKNATELDLG